Proteins from a single region of Pithys albifrons albifrons isolate INPA30051 chromosome 10, PitAlb_v1, whole genome shotgun sequence:
- the LOC139676212 gene encoding spidroin-1-like isoform X1, producing the protein MGLRWGYFGGDGSDSRGKNNKLWNLSSRQVKRGFAQAGGAQTGPHREVGGWTEPGGPQGAGNGSPASRCRGAGGVAGRARGLQGSGSAWLGVCAARGLRALSMRARGLRGSGSAWLGVWRARGLRCWGFEGLGVRGAPRPHSGQGARAAQRERDPPSGGSDIAGEGGWGETRRGEAAGHSGVSIRLGGLAAGATPAAPGWLQPLLLFLHPHSGEPQLRYRPPARLPEGISPPGPRVLPAGAAVPPSPAGKGSARSRRGEAAVGTARGGDTAARNLRGGNEEREWAEMSLLIPRAPLLPWVSAASPLHSCLHPPPSRCFQALCMEITSRFGGKISLFHAYWLRNVCGISRCVGEREAAPAFMELAVCVPHPGPSLHPRCKQTRVHG; encoded by the exons ATGGGGTTGAGGTGGGGTTATTTTGGTGGTGATGGAAGCGATTCTCGAGGAAAGAATAATAAATTGTGGAATCTCAGCAGCAGGCAGGTAAAGAGGGGCTTTGCCCAGGCAGGTGGAGCGCAGACAGGACCGCACCGAGAAGTGGGAGGCTGGACCGAGCCGGGCGGGCCACAGGGGGCCGGGAACGGCTCACCTGCCAGTCGCTGCCGTGGCGCCGGGGGAGTCGCTGGCCGGGCTCGGGGTCTGCAGGGCTCGGGATCTGCGTGGCTCGGGGTCTGCGCGGCTCGGGGTCTGCGGGCTCTGAGTATGCGGGCTCGGGGTCTGCGGGGCTCGGGGTCCGCATGGCTCGGGGTCTGGAGGGCTCGGGGTTTGCGGTGCTGGGGGTTTGAAGGGCTCGGGGTCCGCGGGGCTCCACGACCCCACTCGGGGCAGGGGGCACGGGCGGCACAAAGGGAGAGAGATCCGCCGAGCGGGGGCAGCGACATAGCCGGGGAGGGAGGATGGGGGGAGACACGGCGAGGAGAAGCTGCGGGGCACAGCGGGGTCAGCATTCGCCTCGGGGGGCTTGCGGCGGGGGCAACGCCTGCGGCGCCTGGGTGgctccagcctctcctcctcttcctccacccGCATTCCGGCGAGCCACAGTTGCGATATCGACCACCGG CCCGGCTCCCGGAGGGGATTTCCCCGCCGGGGCCCCGCGTCCTCCCCGCCGGAGCCGCTGTCCCTCCGTCCCCGGCAGGGAAGGGCTCAGCGCGGTCCAGGCGCGGGGAAGCGGCTGTGGGAACGGCGCGGGGAGGCGACACCGCGGCGAGGAACCTTCGCGGGGGGAATGAGGAGAGAGAATGGGCGGAAATGTCCCTGCTCATCCCCCGcgcccctctcctgccctgggtaAGCGCAGCATCTCCCCTTCATTCCTGCCTCCATCCTCCCCCTTCTCGGTGCTTCCAGGCTCTCTGCATGGAAATCACGAGCCGGTTCGGTGGAAAAATCTCCCTTTTCCACGCATACTGGCTCCGGAATGTGTGCGGAATCTCAAGGTGTgtgggggagagggaggcagCGCCAGCATTTATGGAGCTCGCCGTGTGTGTCCCCCACCCCGGTCCCTCTCTCCATCCACGCTGTAAGCAGACACGCGTTCATGGCTAA
- the LOC139676212 gene encoding uncharacterized protein isoform X4, with the protein MRARGLRGSGSAWLGVWRARGLRCWGFEGLGVRGAPRPHSGQGARAAQRERDPPSGGSDIAGEGGWGETRRGEAAGHSGVSIRLGGLAAGATPAAPGWLQPLLLFLHPHSGEPQLRYRPPARLPEGISPPGPRVLPAGAAVPPSPAGKGSARSRRGEAAVGTARGGDTAARNLRGGNEEREWAEMSLLIPRAPLLPWVSAASPLHSCLHPPPSRCFQALCMEITSRFGGKISLFHAYWLRNVCGISRCVGEREAAPAFMELAVCVPHPGPSLHPRCKQTRVHG; encoded by the exons ATGCGGGCTCGGGGTCTGCGGGGCTCGGGGTCCGCATGGCTCGGGGTCTGGAGGGCTCGGGGTTTGCGGTGCTGGGGGTTTGAAGGGCTCGGGGTCCGCGGGGCTCCACGACCCCACTCGGGGCAGGGGGCACGGGCGGCACAAAGGGAGAGAGATCCGCCGAGCGGGGGCAGCGACATAGCCGGGGAGGGAGGATGGGGGGAGACACGGCGAGGAGAAGCTGCGGGGCACAGCGGGGTCAGCATTCGCCTCGGGGGGCTTGCGGCGGGGGCAACGCCTGCGGCGCCTGGGTGgctccagcctctcctcctcttcctccacccGCATTCCGGCGAGCCACAGTTGCGATATCGACCACCGG CCCGGCTCCCGGAGGGGATTTCCCCGCCGGGGCCCCGCGTCCTCCCCGCCGGAGCCGCTGTCCCTCCGTCCCCGGCAGGGAAGGGCTCAGCGCGGTCCAGGCGCGGGGAAGCGGCTGTGGGAACGGCGCGGGGAGGCGACACCGCGGCGAGGAACCTTCGCGGGGGGAATGAGGAGAGAGAATGGGCGGAAATGTCCCTGCTCATCCCCCGcgcccctctcctgccctgggtaAGCGCAGCATCTCCCCTTCATTCCTGCCTCCATCCTCCCCCTTCTCGGTGCTTCCAGGCTCTCTGCATGGAAATCACGAGCCGGTTCGGTGGAAAAATCTCCCTTTTCCACGCATACTGGCTCCGGAATGTGTGCGGAATCTCAAGGTGTgtgggggagagggaggcagCGCCAGCATTTATGGAGCTCGCCGTGTGTGTCCCCCACCCCGGTCCCTCTCTCCATCCACGCTGTAAGCAGACACGCGTTCATGGCTAA
- the LOC139676212 gene encoding spidroin-1-like isoform X2 has translation MGLRWGYFGGDGSDSRGKNNKLWNLSSRQVKRGFAQAGGAQTGPHREVGGWTEPGGPQGAGNGSPASRCRGAGGVAGRARGLQGSGSAWLGVCAARGLRALSMRARGLRGSGSAWLGVWRARGLRCWGFEGLGVRGAPRPHSGQGARAAQRERDPPSGGSDIAGEGGWGETRRGEAAGHSGVSIRLGGLAAGATPAAPGWLQPLLLFLHPHSGEPQLRYRPPARLPEGISPPGPRVLPAGAAVPPSPAGKGSARSRRGEAAVGTARGGDTAARNLRGGNEEREWAEMSLLIPRAPLLPWVSAASPLHSCLHPPPSRCFQALCMEITSRFGGKISLFHAYWLRNVCGISSWAES, from the exons ATGGGGTTGAGGTGGGGTTATTTTGGTGGTGATGGAAGCGATTCTCGAGGAAAGAATAATAAATTGTGGAATCTCAGCAGCAGGCAGGTAAAGAGGGGCTTTGCCCAGGCAGGTGGAGCGCAGACAGGACCGCACCGAGAAGTGGGAGGCTGGACCGAGCCGGGCGGGCCACAGGGGGCCGGGAACGGCTCACCTGCCAGTCGCTGCCGTGGCGCCGGGGGAGTCGCTGGCCGGGCTCGGGGTCTGCAGGGCTCGGGATCTGCGTGGCTCGGGGTCTGCGCGGCTCGGGGTCTGCGGGCTCTGAGTATGCGGGCTCGGGGTCTGCGGGGCTCGGGGTCCGCATGGCTCGGGGTCTGGAGGGCTCGGGGTTTGCGGTGCTGGGGGTTTGAAGGGCTCGGGGTCCGCGGGGCTCCACGACCCCACTCGGGGCAGGGGGCACGGGCGGCACAAAGGGAGAGAGATCCGCCGAGCGGGGGCAGCGACATAGCCGGGGAGGGAGGATGGGGGGAGACACGGCGAGGAGAAGCTGCGGGGCACAGCGGGGTCAGCATTCGCCTCGGGGGGCTTGCGGCGGGGGCAACGCCTGCGGCGCCTGGGTGgctccagcctctcctcctcttcctccacccGCATTCCGGCGAGCCACAGTTGCGATATCGACCACCGG CCCGGCTCCCGGAGGGGATTTCCCCGCCGGGGCCCCGCGTCCTCCCCGCCGGAGCCGCTGTCCCTCCGTCCCCGGCAGGGAAGGGCTCAGCGCGGTCCAGGCGCGGGGAAGCGGCTGTGGGAACGGCGCGGGGAGGCGACACCGCGGCGAGGAACCTTCGCGGGGGGAATGAGGAGAGAGAATGGGCGGAAATGTCCCTGCTCATCCCCCGcgcccctctcctgccctgggtaAGCGCAGCATCTCCCCTTCATTCCTGCCTCCATCCTCCCCCTTCTCGGTGCTTCCAGGCTCTCTGCATGGAAATCACGAGCCGGTTCGGTGGAAAAATCTCCCTTTTCCACGCATACTGGCTCCGGAATGTGTGCGGAATCTCAAG TTGGGCTGAGAGCTAA
- the LOC139676212 gene encoding spidroin-1-like isoform X3: MGLRWGYFGGDGSDSRGKNNKLWNLSSRQVKRGFAQAGGAQTGPHREVGGWTEPGGPQGAGNGSPASRCRGAGGVAGRARGLQGSGSAWLGVCAARGLRALSMRARGLRGSGSAWLGVWRARGLRCWGFEGLGVRGAPRPHSGQGARAAQRERDPPSGGSDIAGEGGWGETRRGEAAGHSGVSIRLGGLAAGATPAAPGWLQPLLLFLHPHSGEPQLRYRPPARLPEGISPPGPRVLPAGAAVPPSPAGKGSARSRRGEAAVGTARGGDTAARNLRGGNEEREWAEMSLLIPRAPLLPWLG, translated from the exons ATGGGGTTGAGGTGGGGTTATTTTGGTGGTGATGGAAGCGATTCTCGAGGAAAGAATAATAAATTGTGGAATCTCAGCAGCAGGCAGGTAAAGAGGGGCTTTGCCCAGGCAGGTGGAGCGCAGACAGGACCGCACCGAGAAGTGGGAGGCTGGACCGAGCCGGGCGGGCCACAGGGGGCCGGGAACGGCTCACCTGCCAGTCGCTGCCGTGGCGCCGGGGGAGTCGCTGGCCGGGCTCGGGGTCTGCAGGGCTCGGGATCTGCGTGGCTCGGGGTCTGCGCGGCTCGGGGTCTGCGGGCTCTGAGTATGCGGGCTCGGGGTCTGCGGGGCTCGGGGTCCGCATGGCTCGGGGTCTGGAGGGCTCGGGGTTTGCGGTGCTGGGGGTTTGAAGGGCTCGGGGTCCGCGGGGCTCCACGACCCCACTCGGGGCAGGGGGCACGGGCGGCACAAAGGGAGAGAGATCCGCCGAGCGGGGGCAGCGACATAGCCGGGGAGGGAGGATGGGGGGAGACACGGCGAGGAGAAGCTGCGGGGCACAGCGGGGTCAGCATTCGCCTCGGGGGGCTTGCGGCGGGGGCAACGCCTGCGGCGCCTGGGTGgctccagcctctcctcctcttcctccacccGCATTCCGGCGAGCCACAGTTGCGATATCGACCACCGG CCCGGCTCCCGGAGGGGATTTCCCCGCCGGGGCCCCGCGTCCTCCCCGCCGGAGCCGCTGTCCCTCCGTCCCCGGCAGGGAAGGGCTCAGCGCGGTCCAGGCGCGGGGAAGCGGCTGTGGGAACGGCGCGGGGAGGCGACACCGCGGCGAGGAACCTTCGCGGGGGGAATGAGGAGAGAGAATGGGCGGAAATGTCCCTGCTCATCCCCCGcgcccctctcctgccctgg TTGGGCTGA